In one window of ANME-2 cluster archaeon DNA:
- a CDS encoding mRNA surveillance protein pelota — MRVTKRNLKGREGQIALTPETLDDLWHLKYIIEPGDLVFALTRRRVEGATDKLRPEKMEKKPMRLGVRIDKIEFHKFANRLRLHGLIESGQDTGAYHTLNIEEGTNLSVIKTWKSDQLQRIKEAEAAARRPRVVILTIEEGEASIGLVRQFGVEDYSTVKMGSGKGESSSREEFFSQVTAQLAQGAGGTEVVIVAGPGFTKDDYMKFLKEKKPELAGRARTEDTITIGVSGYQEVLRRGAVDRIVEESRLSREAILLEELMARIATEGAAVYGWDEVHRARDMGAIETLLIADELLREGREKGENIDAFLLNIEHSRGEVVVFSTEFEPGHRLHGLGGIAALLRFKLEY, encoded by the coding sequence ATGCGAGTTACCAAGCGAAACCTGAAAGGCAGGGAAGGCCAGATAGCCCTGACACCCGAGACCCTGGACGACCTGTGGCACCTGAAATATATCATTGAGCCAGGCGACCTTGTGTTTGCACTGACCAGGCGGCGGGTGGAAGGTGCCACTGATAAACTGCGGCCAGAGAAGATGGAGAAAAAACCCATGCGCCTGGGGGTGCGTATCGATAAGATAGAGTTCCATAAATTCGCCAACAGGCTGAGGCTGCACGGCCTGATCGAGAGCGGGCAGGATACCGGTGCTTACCATACCCTAAATATCGAAGAGGGGACCAACCTGTCTGTGATCAAGACCTGGAAGAGCGACCAGCTCCAGCGCATAAAGGAAGCAGAAGCTGCGGCCCGGCGGCCCAGGGTGGTCATACTGACCATAGAGGAGGGCGAGGCATCCATCGGACTGGTGCGCCAGTTCGGTGTGGAAGATTATTCAACTGTCAAGATGGGGTCAGGCAAAGGTGAATCAAGCAGCAGGGAAGAGTTCTTCTCACAGGTAACAGCCCAACTGGCTCAGGGGGCTGGCGGGACCGAAGTAGTGATAGTGGCCGGGCCCGGGTTCACCAAGGATGATTACATGAAGTTCCTTAAGGAGAAAAAACCCGAACTTGCCGGACGTGCCAGGACAGAGGATACTATTACTATAGGGGTTTCAGGTTATCAGGAAGTGCTTCGAAGGGGAGCGGTGGACAGGATAGTTGAGGAATCACGCCTGTCCAGGGAAGCAATTCTTTTAGAAGAACTGATGGCCAGGATAGCTACCGAAGGGGCGGCAGTATACGGCTGGGATGAAGTGCACAGGGCCCGTGATATGGGTGCGATCGAGACACTGCTTATTGCCGATGAACTGCTCAGGGAAGGACGTGAGAAAGGTGAGAACATTGATGCGTTCCTGCTGAACATAGAACACAGCCGGGGTGAAGTGGTCGTGTTCAGTACCGAGTTCGAGCCCGGTCACAGGCTGCACGGTCTGGGCGGGATTGCTGCGCTGTTGAGGTTCAAGCTGGAGTACTGA
- a CDS encoding DUF434 domain-containing protein: MPEPGKAVTDVRYLLDRGYPGKGAITFVCNHYCLDIKWRYVFTRVVFDKDTIKSRRKKTVKCEDLKGEVVLVDGYNVLIGVESALKGEPVYLCDDGFLRDIRGVFRNYRCSGLTERAMDEILGVFTGFAPFRVEFLFDNQISKSGEMAQWVETKLKYVGLEGGARTSKHVDHDLKQSNGIIATADGSIIDKVAKAVNIQACVLEQLNLSPVIIEGVFR, encoded by the coding sequence ATGCCAGAACCTGGAAAAGCCGTAACAGATGTCAGGTATCTTTTAGACAGGGGTTATCCAGGGAAGGGAGCCATTACGTTTGTTTGCAATCACTACTGTCTGGATATCAAATGGCGGTATGTTTTTACAAGGGTGGTATTCGACAAGGACACAATAAAAAGCCGCAGGAAAAAGACGGTAAAGTGTGAAGACCTGAAAGGAGAGGTGGTACTTGTTGACGGTTACAATGTGCTGATAGGGGTGGAATCTGCGCTTAAGGGTGAGCCGGTCTATCTGTGTGATGACGGGTTTTTAAGGGATATCAGGGGTGTGTTCAGGAATTACCGGTGCTCAGGACTGACAGAAAGGGCAATGGACGAGATATTGGGGGTATTTACAGGTTTTGCTCCTTTTCGGGTGGAATTTTTATTCGACAACCAGATAAGTAAGAGCGGGGAGATGGCACAGTGGGTGGAGACAAAGTTGAAGTATGTGGGGCTTGAAGGGGGTGCCAGAACATCGAAACATGTGGATCATGACCTGAAGCAAAGTAACGGGATCATTGCTACGGCAGATGGTAGTATTATTGATAAGGTGGCAAAGGCAGTGAATATCCAGGCGTGCGTGCTGGAACAGTTAAATCTCAGTCCGGTCATTATTGAGGGGGTTTTCAGGTGA
- a CDS encoding RimK family alpha-L-glutamate ligase, with amino-acid sequence MKRVGIAVTDPGDWTAIALNDALVKASARPVVFRLHDVTTSIKEHNRLYAGNTDLGSLDAVIVRDVGGAGGVGVGGSDVGSDVGIGGGSAGAGGDAGSSDGVGDGGGSVGVGDGGSGGSEDMPYRLDVLCNLERSGLKVVNPPEAIRMAANKHMCSYLFREHGLPTPDTILTTDLDTALNAIRDWGRAVVKPIFGFKGMDIHCVVDDEHSVKLLSSVIDSRGVLYLQRFISNPGRDIRVFVVDRDVPAAIYRLAPPGSWINNLSRGGSHKICEVTGEIAGLAVEAAGAVGAVYAGVDLIEGEDGLQILEVNGTPSGRGIYEACGVNVAQDIVKCVLDMV; translated from the coding sequence GTGAAGCGTGTCGGTATTGCAGTGACCGACCCTGGGGACTGGACTGCTATTGCATTGAATGATGCACTTGTAAAAGCCAGCGCCAGGCCTGTTGTCTTCAGGCTCCACGACGTAACTACAAGTATAAAGGAACACAACAGGCTTTATGCAGGAAACACTGACCTGGGATCCCTGGATGCGGTGATTGTGAGGGATGTTGGCGGTGCAGGTGGTGTGGGTGTGGGTGGTAGTGATGTGGGCAGTGATGTTGGTATAGGTGGTGGTAGTGCTGGTGCGGGTGGTGATGCTGGCAGTAGTGATGGGGTAGGTGATGGTGGCGGTAGTGTTGGAGTAGGTGATGGTGGCAGTGGCGGTTCAGAGGATATGCCGTATAGACTGGATGTGCTGTGCAACCTGGAGAGGTCGGGACTTAAGGTGGTAAATCCGCCAGAGGCTATTCGTATGGCTGCCAATAAGCACATGTGTTCATACCTTTTCAGGGAGCACGGGCTGCCCACCCCAGATACTATACTAACCACCGACCTGGATACAGCCCTTAATGCGATCAGGGATTGGGGTAGGGCTGTAGTGAAGCCCATTTTCGGGTTCAAGGGAATGGATATCCACTGCGTGGTTGATGATGAACACTCTGTGAAGCTGCTGAGCTCTGTCATTGACAGCAGGGGTGTGCTGTACCTGCAGCGTTTTATTTCCAATCCAGGCAGGGATATCAGGGTTTTTGTGGTGGACAGAGATGTACCTGCTGCTATCTACAGGCTGGCACCTCCTGGTTCGTGGATAAACAATCTGTCCAGGGGCGGTTCACACAAAATATGTGAAGTAACGGGTGAGATCGCAGGTCTGGCAGTGGAGGCTGCCGGGGCCGTGGGTGCGGTATATGCGGGGGTGGACCTTATCGAAGGTGAGGATGGACTGCAAATACTTGAGGTGAACGGCACGCCTTCGGGCAGGGGCATATATGAGGCTTGTGGGGTGAATGTGGCACAGGATATCGTAAAATGTGTACTGGATATGGTATGA